Proteins found in one Actinokineospora alba genomic segment:
- a CDS encoding sporulation protein — protein sequence MTYLDAFRLAKGALSARTVYSEPCERDGVTVIAAATIHGGGGGGSGMGMVTEGAGFGVVARPAGAFVIRGSSVRWRPAIDVNRLIGTVGAVVVAVLITRR from the coding sequence ATGACCTATCTCGACGCGTTTCGGCTGGCCAAGGGCGCGCTCAGCGCGCGAACCGTCTACAGCGAACCGTGCGAACGCGACGGGGTCACCGTCATCGCCGCGGCCACCATCCACGGCGGCGGTGGCGGCGGGAGCGGCATGGGGATGGTCACCGAGGGCGCGGGCTTCGGTGTCGTCGCCCGGCCCGCGGGCGCCTTCGTCATCCGCGGTTCGTCGGTGCGGTGGCGGCCCGCGATCGACGTCAACCGGCTCATCGGCACCGTCGGCGCGGTGGTCGTCGCCGTCCTGATCACCCGGCGGTGA
- a CDS encoding pirin family protein codes for MSNLEQAPAELVCSADTAPTGKLLDGRQVPLGGPRSMLVRRTLPQREQSLIGAWCFIDHYGPDDVSTTGGMAVAGHPHTGLQTVSWLFSGEVEHRDTTGAHAIVRPGEINLMTAGSGIAHSEHSLPGTSVLHGAQLWIALPDRDRFVDPGFEHYAPPVHDHEGARVVVFLGTLLGHTSPVATYTPLLGAEITLRPGQHLRLDVEAGFEHGVLVDTGEVRAAGVTASAGKLVYQPTGSTVLTLEAGDEPARVLVLGGEPLGERIVMWWNFIARSHDEIVTFREQWQRARSGAESGRYGEFPEQWAETLPAPILPNIRLKSRG; via the coding sequence ATGAGCAACCTGGAACAGGCGCCCGCCGAGCTGGTCTGCTCGGCGGACACCGCGCCGACGGGCAAACTGCTCGACGGACGCCAGGTGCCGCTGGGCGGGCCCCGGTCGATGCTCGTGCGCCGGACGCTGCCGCAGCGTGAGCAGTCGCTGATCGGCGCCTGGTGCTTCATCGACCACTACGGCCCGGACGACGTCTCCACCACCGGCGGCATGGCCGTGGCCGGCCACCCGCACACCGGGCTGCAGACCGTGTCCTGGCTGTTCAGCGGCGAGGTCGAGCACCGCGACACCACCGGGGCGCACGCGATCGTCCGCCCGGGTGAGATCAACCTGATGACGGCCGGGTCGGGCATCGCGCACTCCGAGCACTCGCTGCCGGGGACGTCGGTGCTGCACGGGGCGCAGCTGTGGATCGCGCTGCCCGACCGCGACCGGTTCGTCGACCCGGGGTTCGAGCACTACGCGCCGCCCGTGCACGACCACGAGGGCGCACGCGTCGTGGTGTTCCTCGGAACTCTGCTGGGTCACACGTCGCCCGTGGCGACCTACACGCCGCTGCTCGGGGCCGAGATCACCCTGCGGCCAGGGCAGCACCTGCGCCTGGACGTGGAAGCCGGGTTCGAGCACGGCGTGCTCGTCGACACCGGCGAGGTCCGCGCCGCCGGAGTCACCGCGAGCGCCGGGAAGCTGGTCTACCAGCCGACCGGGTCGACCGTCCTCACTCTCGAAGCGGGCGACGAGCCCGCGCGGGTGCTCGTGCTCGGCGGCGAGCCGCTGGGGGAGCGGATCGTCATGTGGTGGAACTTCATCGCCCGCTCGCACGACGAGATCGTGACCTTCCGCGAGCAGTGGCAGCGGGCCCGCTCCGGAGCGGAGTCCGGGCGCTACGGCGAGTTCCCCGAGCAGTGGGCCGAGACGCTGCCCGCGCCGATCCTGCCCAACATCCGGCTCAAGTCGCGCGGCTGA
- a CDS encoding DNA polymerase domain-containing protein, whose amino-acid sequence MSEDEVRDGVSLTNLDQPLFDGAEATKRDLVDYLDAVRDRIIPVLRDRPLSVMRVRPGQQPFMQKNLPKYTPDWVKRATVWAEASKREISYALCDDRRTLLWFANQRSIEYHPTLTVLERPDHVTHLILDLDPPAGDDSFGAAVQAALLVRQALTDSGLTGLAKTSGAKGVHVFVPVDPEASMEDVAAATRAIAARAERIDPALATTAYIVDDRAGKVFLDSTRSGGATVVAAYSPRIRPGTPVSFPVAWEDLTSVKPTDFTVKTAPALLGDTDPWATGMPDPQPLPADLVAEGHTIPVARVQAMHEGKRRARARKAAEESTSG is encoded by the coding sequence GTGAGCGAGGACGAAGTGCGCGACGGGGTGTCGCTGACCAATCTCGACCAGCCGCTGTTCGACGGGGCCGAGGCCACCAAACGCGACCTGGTCGACTACCTGGACGCGGTCCGCGACCGGATAATCCCGGTGCTGCGCGACCGGCCCCTGTCGGTGATGCGGGTGCGGCCCGGGCAGCAGCCGTTCATGCAGAAGAACCTGCCGAAATACACCCCGGACTGGGTCAAACGGGCCACCGTGTGGGCGGAGGCCTCCAAGCGCGAGATCTCCTACGCCCTCTGCGACGACCGTCGAACCCTCCTGTGGTTCGCGAACCAGCGGTCCATCGAGTACCACCCGACCCTGACCGTGCTGGAGCGGCCGGACCATGTCACCCACCTGATCCTCGACCTCGACCCCCCGGCGGGCGACGACAGCTTCGGCGCCGCCGTCCAGGCCGCTCTGCTGGTGCGGCAGGCATTGACCGACTCGGGACTCACCGGCCTGGCCAAGACCAGCGGCGCGAAGGGCGTCCACGTCTTCGTCCCGGTCGACCCGGAAGCGTCCATGGAGGACGTCGCCGCCGCCACCCGAGCCATCGCCGCCCGCGCGGAACGCATCGACCCGGCCCTGGCCACGACGGCCTACATCGTCGACGACCGGGCGGGAAAGGTCTTCCTCGACTCCACCCGGTCGGGCGGCGCCACCGTGGTCGCCGCCTATAGCCCCCGGATCCGCCCCGGCACCCCCGTCTCGTTCCCCGTGGCGTGGGAGGACCTCACGTCGGTCAAGCCCACCGACTTCACCGTGAAAACGGCCCCGGCGCTGCTCGGCGACACCGACCCGTGGGCCACCGGAATGCCCGACCCCCAGCCGCTCCCGGCTGACCTGGTCGCCGAAGGCCACACCATCCCCGTCGCCCGCGTCCAGGCGATGCACGAGGGCAAGCGGAGGGCCCGGGCCCGCAAGGCGGCGGAGGAGTCCACGTCCGGGTAG
- a CDS encoding maleylpyruvate isomerase family mycothiol-dependent enzyme — protein sequence MDFAAELVDQNRLFADLTRTADPDADVPTCPGWTLRQLVTHVGRGHRWAATISGERSQVVIDPKTVADGKPPADWAAAVDWMATGAQLVLDSVEKAGPETPVWTFTGPKPTAWWIRRRLHETVIHRADAAIAAGVPFEVEPDVAADNLSEWLGLVAARPATDDAPLAEGTSLHLHATDHNLTVPGEWILRTADGRITVEHEHAKGTAAVRGKAADLALAMLRRLPADHPGLSIVGDAAVVATWLDRTQF from the coding sequence ATGGATTTCGCCGCCGAATTAGTCGACCAGAACCGCCTCTTCGCCGACTTGACCCGCACCGCCGACCCGGACGCCGACGTACCCACCTGCCCCGGCTGGACGCTGCGCCAACTGGTCACCCACGTCGGCCGCGGCCACCGGTGGGCGGCCACCATCAGCGGTGAGCGATCCCAGGTCGTTATCGACCCCAAGACCGTCGCCGACGGCAAACCCCCGGCTGACTGGGCGGCAGCGGTCGACTGGATGGCCACAGGCGCCCAACTCGTCCTCGACAGCGTCGAGAAGGCCGGACCGGAGACGCCGGTGTGGACATTCACCGGCCCCAAGCCGACCGCTTGGTGGATCCGCCGACGCCTACACGAGACAGTCATCCACCGCGCCGACGCCGCCATCGCGGCCGGAGTACCGTTCGAGGTGGAACCCGACGTCGCCGCCGACAACCTGTCCGAGTGGCTGGGCCTGGTCGCCGCCCGCCCCGCCACCGACGACGCACCGCTGGCCGAGGGCACGTCACTACACCTACACGCCACCGACCACAACCTAACGGTGCCCGGCGAGTGGATCCTCCGGACGGCTGACGGACGGATCACGGTGGAACACGAACACGCCAAGGGAACGGCCGCAGTGCGCGGCAAGGCGGCCGACCTGGCGCTGGCGATGCTCCGCAGGCTGCCCGCCGACCACCCCGGCTTGAGCATCGTCGGCGACGCAGCGGTGGTCGCGACCTGGCTGGACCGCACCCAGTTCTAG
- a CDS encoding ABC transporter ATP-binding protein, translating into MAQVSFDSASRVYAGSPPVRAVDRLDLSIEDGEFLVLVGPSGSGKSTALRMLAGLEDVDEGTIRIGDRDVTHVPPKGRDIAMVFQSYALYPHMTVAQNMGFALKLQGLPKTTITEKVAEAAKLLDLEKYLDRKPKALSGGQRQRVAMGRAIVRDPAVFLMDEPLSNLDAKLRVETRANIAALQRRLGTTTIYVTHDQVEAMTMGHRVAVLKDGLLQQCDTPRALYDRPANAFVAGFIGSPAMNLLTLPVHDGSMRLGGADIPLPRAVGSGVDTVTAGIRPESLELAPTGTENGVSLVVELVEELGADALVHAAIQDDPNTPRVVMRVDGRTPPALAQTITATLRHPEEIHLFDATTGERLD; encoded by the coding sequence ATGGCTCAAGTCAGCTTCGATTCCGCGTCGCGGGTCTACGCCGGATCCCCGCCGGTGCGGGCCGTGGACCGGCTCGACCTGTCCATTGAGGATGGCGAATTCCTGGTCCTGGTGGGCCCGTCCGGCTCGGGCAAGTCGACGGCGCTGCGGATGCTCGCGGGCCTTGAGGACGTCGACGAGGGGACCATCCGCATCGGCGACCGCGACGTCACCCATGTGCCGCCCAAGGGCCGTGACATCGCGATGGTGTTCCAGTCCTACGCGCTGTACCCACACATGACGGTCGCCCAGAACATGGGCTTCGCGCTCAAGCTGCAAGGCCTGCCGAAGACCACCATCACCGAGAAGGTCGCCGAGGCGGCCAAGCTGCTCGACCTGGAGAAGTACCTCGACCGCAAACCCAAGGCACTCTCCGGCGGCCAACGCCAGCGCGTCGCCATGGGCCGAGCCATCGTGCGCGACCCGGCCGTGTTCCTCATGGACGAACCACTGTCCAACCTGGACGCCAAACTCAGGGTGGAGACCCGCGCCAACATCGCCGCACTCCAACGACGACTCGGCACCACGACCATCTACGTGACCCACGACCAGGTCGAAGCCATGACCATGGGCCACCGGGTCGCCGTCCTCAAAGACGGGCTGCTGCAGCAGTGCGACACCCCGCGGGCGTTGTATGACCGTCCCGCCAACGCGTTCGTCGCCGGGTTCATCGGCTCCCCCGCCATGAACCTGCTGACCCTCCCGGTCCACGACGGCTCGATGCGCCTGGGCGGCGCCGACATCCCGCTGCCGCGCGCGGTCGGGAGCGGCGTCGACACGGTCACGGCGGGCATCCGCCCCGAGTCGCTGGAGCTGGCGCCGACGGGCACGGAGAACGGGGTGTCGCTCGTCGTGGAGCTGGTTGAGGAACTGGGCGCCGACGCCCTGGTCCACGCCGCCATCCAAGACGACCCCAACACCCCGCGCGTCGTGATGCGGGTCGACGGCCGGACACCGCCCGCCCTGGCCCAGACGATCACCGCCACGCTGCGCCACCCCGAGGAGATTCACCTGTTCGACGCCACCACCGGCGAACGCCTGGACTGA
- a CDS encoding FAD-binding oxidoreductase — MTGATTSAGTAHQDRVERLRERFAALPPDSPIRLAKRTSNLFRDRSGAGTIDVADFTHVLSVDPEARTADVEGMVTYEQLVDATLPHGLMPLVVPQLKTITLGGAVTGLGIESSSFRNGMPHESVLELEVLTGDGQVVVARPDNEHRDLFHGFPNSYGTLGYALRLTIELEPVRPYVHVRHLRHRDAAGYFAELAEVCETRTHGGKPVDFVDGTVFGPDELYLTLGTFTDEAPYTSDYTWLDIYYRSIQGRTDDYLTVRDYLWRWDTDWFWCSAALGVQNRFVRRVLGRKRLRSDVYWKVVALERKLGVSARIDRWRGLPERETVVQDIEVPIDQAAAFLDFFHREIPINPVWVCPVRLRDKTQWPLYVMDPDSLYVNFGFWSSVPLDPGEPADTHNRLIEKTVTEMRGRKSLYSASFHEEDEFWSLYNGPAYRDLKTRYDPGARLLDLYDKCVRGR, encoded by the coding sequence ATGACGGGTGCCACGACCAGCGCGGGGACCGCGCACCAGGACCGGGTGGAGCGCCTGCGCGAGCGGTTCGCCGCCCTGCCGCCGGACTCGCCGATCCGGCTGGCCAAGCGCACATCCAACCTGTTCCGCGACCGCAGCGGCGCCGGGACCATCGACGTCGCCGACTTCACCCACGTCCTGTCCGTCGACCCGGAGGCGCGCACCGCCGACGTCGAGGGCATGGTCACCTACGAGCAACTGGTCGACGCGACCCTGCCGCACGGGCTGATGCCGCTGGTCGTCCCGCAGCTCAAGACCATCACCCTGGGCGGCGCGGTCACCGGGCTCGGCATCGAGTCGTCGTCCTTCCGCAATGGCATGCCGCACGAGTCGGTGCTGGAACTCGAGGTCCTCACCGGCGACGGCCAGGTCGTCGTCGCGCGCCCCGACAACGAGCACCGCGACCTGTTCCACGGCTTCCCGAACTCCTACGGCACCCTCGGCTACGCGCTGCGGCTCACCATCGAACTCGAACCCGTGCGCCCCTACGTCCACGTCCGCCACCTGCGCCACCGCGACGCCGCGGGCTACTTCGCCGAGCTGGCCGAGGTCTGCGAGACCCGCACCCACGGCGGCAAGCCCGTCGACTTCGTCGACGGCACCGTGTTCGGCCCCGACGAGCTGTATCTGACGCTCGGCACCTTCACCGACGAGGCGCCCTACACCAGCGACTACACCTGGCTCGACATCTACTACCGCTCCATCCAGGGCCGCACCGACGACTACCTGACCGTCCGCGACTACCTGTGGCGCTGGGACACCGACTGGTTCTGGTGCTCGGCCGCCCTCGGCGTGCAGAACCGCTTCGTGCGGCGGGTGCTGGGCCGCAAACGGCTCCGCTCGGACGTCTACTGGAAGGTCGTCGCCCTCGAACGCAAGCTCGGCGTGTCCGCCCGGATCGACAGGTGGCGCGGCCTGCCCGAGCGGGAGACCGTCGTGCAGGACATCGAGGTCCCGATCGACCAGGCCGCGGCGTTCCTCGACTTCTTCCACCGCGAGATCCCGATCAACCCGGTCTGGGTGTGCCCGGTGCGGCTGCGCGACAAGACCCAGTGGCCGCTCTACGTCATGGACCCGGACTCGCTCTACGTCAACTTCGGCTTCTGGTCGTCGGTCCCGCTCGACCCGGGCGAGCCCGCCGACACCCACAACCGGCTCATCGAGAAGACCGTCACCGAGATGCGTGGCCGCAAATCGCTGTACTCCGCCAGTTTCCACGAAGAGGATGAGTTCTGGTCCCTCTACAACGGACCCGCCTACCGGGATCTCAAGACTCGCTATGACCCCGGGGCAAGACTGCTCGATCTGTACGACAAATGCGTCCGGGGGCGCTGA
- a CDS encoding ABC transporter substrate-binding protein, translating to MALAAALVLSLSACGTSDSGGGGGTQPGPAALEGVGPITLVTGKDTSGNLQNQVDGWNAEHADQKVTLIELPEDADAQRQQMVQNAQTKSDAYTVLNLDVVWTAEFAANQWVTQLPEDQFPIDKLLPATVETAKYFKKLYAVPINSDGGLLYYRKDLLDAVGAKAPTTWAEMNAACDKVIAANPAVSCYAGQFEKYEGLTVNFSEAVNSAGGDVVGEDGKPNVNTEKAKAGLDFLVEGVKSGKIAAKARTFKEEEGRRAFQAGELVFHRQWPYQYAKANATDGSSTVAGKFAVAPLPGLDGPGSSTLGGHNYAISSFAKNKKSALDFIKYMVDEKQQRASLEKTSLAPTWASLYDEPALVEKFPYLTELKKSIEKAKKRPAVVKYQEVSSAIQEAAYAAMSGQSSSQDALASLQTKLESLTGS from the coding sequence GTGGCTCTCGCAGCCGCGCTGGTGCTGAGCCTCAGTGCGTGTGGAACATCGGATTCGGGCGGTGGCGGCGGCACACAGCCGGGCCCCGCCGCGCTGGAGGGGGTCGGGCCGATCACCCTGGTCACCGGCAAGGACACCTCCGGGAACCTCCAGAACCAGGTCGACGGCTGGAACGCCGAGCACGCCGACCAGAAGGTCACCCTGATCGAGCTGCCCGAGGACGCCGACGCGCAGCGGCAGCAGATGGTGCAGAACGCGCAGACCAAGTCCGACGCGTACACCGTCCTCAACCTCGACGTCGTGTGGACCGCCGAGTTCGCGGCCAACCAGTGGGTCACCCAGTTGCCGGAGGACCAGTTCCCGATCGACAAGCTGCTCCCCGCGACGGTGGAGACCGCGAAGTACTTCAAGAAGCTCTACGCGGTGCCGATCAACAGCGACGGCGGCTTGCTCTACTACCGCAAGGACCTGCTCGACGCGGTCGGCGCGAAGGCGCCGACGACGTGGGCGGAGATGAACGCCGCGTGTGACAAGGTGATCGCGGCCAACCCGGCGGTGTCCTGCTACGCGGGTCAGTTCGAGAAGTACGAGGGCCTCACCGTCAACTTCAGCGAGGCCGTCAACTCCGCCGGTGGTGACGTCGTCGGTGAGGACGGCAAGCCGAACGTGAACACCGAGAAGGCGAAGGCGGGTCTGGACTTCCTCGTCGAGGGCGTCAAGTCCGGCAAGATCGCCGCCAAGGCGCGCACGTTCAAGGAGGAAGAGGGTCGCCGGGCGTTCCAGGCCGGTGAGCTGGTCTTCCACCGCCAGTGGCCGTACCAGTACGCCAAGGCCAACGCGACGGACGGTTCGTCGACGGTCGCGGGCAAGTTCGCGGTGGCGCCGCTGCCGGGTCTCGACGGCCCGGGCTCCTCGACGCTGGGCGGGCACAACTACGCGATCAGCTCGTTCGCCAAGAACAAGAAGAGCGCGTTGGACTTCATCAAGTACATGGTCGACGAGAAGCAGCAGCGGGCCAGCCTGGAGAAGACCAGCCTGGCGCCGACCTGGGCTTCGCTCTACGACGAGCCCGCCTTGGTGGAGAAGTTCCCGTACCTGACCGAGCTGAAGAAGTCGATCGAGAAGGCGAAGAAGCGCCCCGCGGTCGTCAAGTACCAGGAAGTGTCCTCCGCCATCCAGGAAGCCGCGTACGCGGCGATGAGTGGTCAATCAAGCAGCCAGGACGCGCTGGCCTCGTTGCAGACGAAGCTGGAGTCCCTGACCGGTAGCTGA
- a CDS encoding class I SAM-dependent methyltransferase — protein sequence MTTPRIASAFEGLIPPDGGLAVSAYDGSVAGNPDAPVRLELSTPEAVTYLLSAPGELGLARAYVTGHLTVTGGLYNLLDVLVPIIDDLHLRDGIKLLRELAPTHLRPVQAPPEELPGRARRAALGLRHSRNRDSVAISRHYDVSNRFYELVLGPSMAYTCACYPTADATLEEAQWQKFDLVCRKLALEPGMRLLDVGCGWGGMAMHAAEHYGVDVLGVTLSREQALWAQKEIAARGLSDKAEVRHLDYRDVTETGFDAVSSIGLTEHVGARNLPAYFSFLYGKLRPQGRLLNHCITRTNTTAPHKVGPFFDRYVFPDGELEGIGEIASAMQDNGFEIRHDENLREHYAKTLAAWCANLDENWEEAVQDAGVARARVWALYMAASQLAFDRHQLELHQLLGVKVGEKGVSGMPLRPTW from the coding sequence ATGACCACTCCGAGAATCGCTTCGGCTTTCGAGGGCCTCATCCCGCCGGACGGCGGGCTGGCCGTGTCCGCCTATGACGGCAGCGTCGCCGGAAACCCGGACGCTCCGGTCCGATTGGAACTGTCCACACCGGAAGCGGTGACGTATCTGCTTTCCGCGCCAGGCGAACTGGGTCTGGCGCGTGCGTACGTCACCGGCCACCTGACGGTCACCGGCGGCCTCTACAACCTCCTCGACGTGCTGGTGCCGATCATCGACGACCTGCACCTGCGCGACGGCATCAAGCTGCTGCGCGAGTTGGCGCCCACCCACCTGCGGCCCGTCCAGGCCCCACCGGAGGAACTCCCGGGGCGCGCACGGCGAGCGGCCCTCGGGCTGCGGCACTCCAGAAACCGTGACTCCGTAGCCATTTCCCGGCACTACGACGTGTCGAACCGCTTCTACGAACTGGTCCTCGGCCCGTCGATGGCCTACACCTGCGCCTGCTACCCGACCGCGGACGCCACGCTCGAAGAGGCGCAGTGGCAGAAGTTCGACCTGGTGTGCCGCAAACTGGCGCTGGAACCGGGAATGCGCCTCCTCGACGTCGGCTGCGGCTGGGGCGGCATGGCGATGCACGCCGCCGAGCACTACGGCGTCGACGTACTCGGCGTGACCCTGTCGCGCGAGCAGGCATTGTGGGCCCAGAAGGAGATCGCCGCGCGGGGCCTGTCCGACAAGGCCGAGGTGCGCCACCTGGATTACCGCGACGTCACCGAAACCGGCTTCGACGCGGTGTCCTCGATCGGGCTGACCGAGCACGTCGGCGCCCGCAACCTGCCCGCCTACTTCAGCTTCCTCTATGGGAAGCTGCGGCCCCAGGGCAGGCTGCTCAACCACTGCATCACGCGGACGAACACCACCGCACCGCACAAGGTCGGCCCGTTCTTCGACCGCTATGTCTTCCCGGACGGTGAACTGGAAGGCATCGGCGAGATCGCGTCCGCCATGCAGGACAACGGTTTCGAGATCCGGCACGACGAGAACCTGCGTGAGCACTACGCGAAGACACTCGCGGCCTGGTGCGCGAATCTCGATGAGAACTGGGAGGAAGCTGTCCAGGACGCTGGGGTCGCTCGGGCTCGGGTGTGGGCGTTGTATATGGCGGCTTCGCAGTTGGCTTTCGACCGGCATCAGCTTGAGCTGCACCAGTTGCTTGGGGTGAAGGTGGGGGAGAAGGGGGTTTCTGGGATGCCTCTGCGGCCGACTTGGTGA
- a CDS encoding DUF6328 family protein, with product MTDDESEGDRLRRNVNELLQELRVAQAGVQILFGFLLAVTFTESYEQATKFQQMVHLVTVLLAVLAIALFTAPAAWHRVLFRQGRRDLIVDSANTFAIVGLATLALAVTGTVLLLTDVIIGQPAAAILAAVTAIGFGTLWFAVPARHRRRGGGA from the coding sequence ATGACGGACGACGAGAGCGAAGGCGACCGGCTGCGGCGCAACGTCAACGAGTTGCTGCAGGAACTGCGGGTCGCTCAGGCCGGGGTGCAGATCCTCTTCGGCTTCCTTCTCGCCGTGACGTTCACCGAGTCCTACGAACAGGCGACGAAGTTCCAGCAGATGGTGCATCTGGTGACAGTGCTGCTCGCCGTGTTGGCGATCGCGTTGTTCACCGCGCCCGCGGCGTGGCATCGGGTGCTGTTCCGGCAGGGCAGGCGCGACCTGATCGTCGACAGCGCCAACACGTTCGCCATCGTCGGGTTGGCCACGCTCGCCCTGGCGGTCACTGGCACCGTCCTGCTGCTCACCGATGTGATCATCGGCCAGCCCGCGGCGGCCATCCTGGCCGCGGTCACCGCTATCGGGTTCGGAACCCTGTGGTTCGCCGTGCCCGCCCGCCACCGGCGCCGCGGTGGCGGCGCATAG
- a CDS encoding MBL fold metallo-hydrolase → MIHPAARSQVHIGQTSVTYLPDGHAWLDPAVVFPASAPDGWGAHAEYLGSDGRFPVSIGSFLIRVADRVILVDLGLGAVEWGNEDLRADFRGGALISSLAAEGLTPSDVDTVFFTHLHHDHVGWVSEVAPAPGAAPVDPVGLTFGKARHLVAEAEWRHWAGTDEVVGPHPVAVMAPLADRVEFTADGTEIAPGVRVLATPGHTPGHQSLVVTDPSGADGRRLVVLGDVMHCQVQVAESHWAFVFDVDPDQGVRTRADLLREVGDGNTIVAGGHFAENVFGRVGAGWDQTVNRQLPRWSTSAWESLNHTPSSPR, encoded by the coding sequence ATGATCCACCCCGCCGCCCGTTCTCAGGTCCACATCGGACAGACGAGTGTGACCTATCTGCCCGACGGTCACGCCTGGCTCGACCCGGCCGTCGTCTTCCCCGCGAGCGCCCCGGACGGCTGGGGCGCGCACGCCGAGTACCTAGGGTCGGACGGGCGCTTCCCGGTCAGTATCGGCTCGTTCCTGATCCGCGTCGCCGACCGGGTGATCCTGGTCGACCTGGGGCTGGGCGCGGTCGAGTGGGGAAACGAGGACCTGCGTGCGGACTTCCGCGGTGGCGCCCTGATCTCGTCGCTGGCCGCCGAGGGGCTGACACCGTCCGATGTGGACACCGTCTTCTTTACCCACCTGCACCACGACCACGTCGGCTGGGTCAGCGAGGTCGCGCCCGCCCCCGGCGCCGCTCCCGTCGACCCGGTGGGCCTGACGTTCGGCAAGGCGCGGCACTTGGTGGCGGAAGCGGAGTGGCGGCACTGGGCGGGCACCGACGAGGTGGTCGGGCCGCACCCGGTCGCGGTGATGGCTCCGCTGGCCGACCGCGTCGAGTTCACCGCGGACGGCACGGAGATCGCCCCCGGCGTGCGGGTGCTGGCGACTCCTGGGCACACGCCCGGTCACCAGAGCCTGGTCGTCACCGACCCGTCAGGCGCGGACGGGCGTCGGCTGGTGGTGCTCGGCGACGTCATGCACTGCCAGGTCCAGGTTGCCGAGAGCCACTGGGCCTTCGTCTTCGACGTCGACCCCGACCAGGGTGTGCGGACACGCGCCGACCTGCTCCGCGAGGTCGGCGACGGCAACACGATCGTGGCAGGCGGTCACTTCGCGGAGAACGTCTTCGGGAGGGTCGGAGCGGGGTGGGATCAGACGGTGAACCGGCAGTTGCCAAGGTGGTCGACTTCGGCGTGGGAGTCGTTGAACCACACGCCGTCGTCACCGAGGTAG
- a CDS encoding mechanosensitive ion channel family protein encodes MDFGQGLSDAWASIITFVPKLLMFLVILFIGWLLAKAIAKAVDFGLEKVGFDRAVERGGIKRMLDRGKYDASDIIAKIVYYAILLIALQMAFGVFGPNPVSDLLTAVVAWLPKAIVAIIIVVVASAIASGVKDLINNTLGGLSYGRMLGTIASVFILALGIIAALNQIGVATTVTTPVLVAVLATVAGILIVGVGGGLIKPMQNRWDGWLNRAEQEIPKMRDEAAATAPRQGAPESSETSQMGARPVSHVPAGGVDPSAPTTPIPPTGAPMPPSSGYRRT; translated from the coding sequence ATGGACTTCGGCCAAGGCCTATCCGATGCGTGGGCGTCGATCATCACCTTCGTGCCGAAGCTGCTGATGTTCCTGGTCATTCTGTTCATCGGTTGGCTTCTCGCCAAAGCGATCGCCAAAGCCGTCGACTTCGGCCTGGAAAAGGTCGGATTCGATCGTGCGGTCGAGCGCGGCGGCATCAAACGCATGTTGGACCGCGGCAAGTACGACGCTTCCGACATCATCGCGAAGATCGTCTACTACGCGATTCTGCTGATCGCCCTGCAGATGGCGTTCGGCGTGTTCGGGCCGAACCCGGTCTCCGACCTGCTGACCGCTGTTGTCGCGTGGCTGCCGAAGGCCATCGTGGCGATCATCATCGTGGTCGTGGCCAGTGCGATCGCCTCCGGTGTCAAGGACCTGATCAACAACACCCTGGGTGGGCTGTCCTACGGGCGGATGCTCGGCACGATCGCCTCGGTCTTCATCCTGGCGCTAGGCATCATCGCCGCGCTGAACCAGATCGGTGTGGCCACCACGGTCACCACCCCGGTTCTCGTGGCGGTCCTCGCGACGGTCGCCGGCATCCTGATCGTCGGCGTCGGCGGTGGTCTCATCAAGCCGATGCAGAACCGGTGGGACGGCTGGCTGAACCGCGCGGAGCAGGAGATCCCGAAGATGCGCGACGAAGCCGCGGCCACCGCGCCGCGACAGGGCGCTCCTGAGTCGAGCGAGACGAGCCAGATGGGGGCCAGGCCCGTGAGCCATGTCCCCGCGGGCGGCGTGGACCCGAGTGCGCCGACCACACCGATTCCGCCCACTGGTGCGCCGATGCCGCCGTCGAGCGGTTACCGACGCACTTGA